One region of Citrus sinensis cultivar Valencia sweet orange chromosome 6, DVS_A1.0, whole genome shotgun sequence genomic DNA includes:
- the LOC102609489 gene encoding norbelladine synthase, translated as MKGQLSHELEVNVPAGQAWELYGTIKLVKLVEKEYDTVEEIEVVEGDGGVGTILHIKFKPGTPGFAGYKEKFIEIDNKKRVRVTDVVEGGYLDVGFTLFRVIFEIIEKGSDSCIIKSTIEYELREEAAANASFVSIDTVAKIAEISKNYLLNNRD; from the exons atgaaagggCAACTTTCCCATGAGTTGGAGGTAAATGTGCCAGCCGGCCAAGCTTGGGAACTCTATGGCACAATCAAATTGGTAAAGCTTGTTGAAAAAGAGTATGATACcgttgaagaaattgaagttgtTGAGGGGGATGGAGGTGTTGGCACCATTCTTCACATCAAATTTAAACCAG GCACACCGGGTTTTGCTGGTTACAAAGAGAAGTTCATTGAGATCGATAACAAGAAACGAGTGAGAGTAACAGATGTTGTGGAAGGAGGGTATCTCGATGTGGGATTTACTCTATTTAGAGTGATATTTGAGATCATAGAGAAAGGGAGTGATTCCTGCATCATCAAATCAACAATCGAGTATGAACTCAGAGAAGAAGCTGCTGCTAATGCTTCCTTTGTGAGTATCGATACAGTGGCGAAGATTGCAGAAATCTCCAAGAATTATCTCCTCAACAACAGGGATTAA